The following proteins come from a genomic window of Gallus gallus isolate bGalGal1 chromosome 22, bGalGal1.mat.broiler.GRCg7b, whole genome shotgun sequence:
- the STAMBP gene encoding STAM-binding protein isoform X2 yields the protein MAGPRVVQRDDEKGRAVWELLSAAAGLMCLVMPKHADVSLPPEERVRSLIQMGSAVEVNEDVPPRRYYRSGVEILRMATIYSEEGNIEHAFILYNKYITLFIEKLPKHRDYKTAVIPEKKETMKKLKEVAFPRAEDLKKELLQRYTKDYTKYIEQKKEKEEEDARNLALQQQLEEERNRVALMKQQQAEQEQFLAFEEMIRRQELEKERLRIAQEFGKPEPSPESLDGPLIPGMEKPPTDLTPRVPLSPIHPASPSVGTVSSKPPVVDRSLKPSALGSTEHTAGMDALRQVIVPRELCHKFLQLADANTARGVETCGILCGKLMRNEFTITHVIVPKQYGGPDYCNTENEEELFLIQDQHGLVTLGWIHTHPTQTAFLSSVDLHTHCSYQMMLPESIAIVCSPKYQETGFFKLTEHGLEEISSCRQKGFHPHSKDPPLFTTCNHVSVVERDVVLMDLR from the exons ATGGCTGGCCCTCGTGTTGTGCAGAGAGACgatgagaaaggaagagctgtTTGGG agctgctcagcgCTGCGGCAGGTTTGATGTGCCTCGTTATGCCCAAGCATGCTGATGTCAGCCTCCCACCAGAGGAGCGTGTCCGAAGCCTGATCCAGATGGGGAGTGCTGTGGAGGTGAATGAGGATGTCCCACCACGACGCTACTATCGCTCCGGCGTGGAAATCCTCCGCATGGCGACCATTTACTCAGAGGAGGGCAATATTGAGCATGCCTTCATCTTATACAACAAGTACATCAC GCTCTTCATTGAGAAGCTGCCAAAGCACCGTGATTACAAAACTGCTGTCATACCTGAAAAGAAGGAGACAATGAAA AAGCTGAAGGAAGTAGCCTTTCCCAGAGCTGAAGACCTCAAGAAGGAGCTATTACAGAGGTACACGAAGGACTACACGAAGTACATTGAGCAGAAG aaagagaaggaagaggaagatgcaCGCAACTTGGCTTTGCAGCAGCAattggaagaggaaaggaaccGTGTAGCCttaatgaagcagcagcaggcagaacaaGAGCAGTTTCTTGCCTTCGAGGAGATGATTCGACGACAGGAGCTGGAAAAGGAACGTTTGAGGATAGCGCAGGAATTTGGCAAGCCAGAGCCAAGTCCTGAGTCTCTGGATGGACCCCTCATCCCTGGCATGGAGAAGCCACCTACTGATTTAACCCCAAGGGTTCCCCTCTCTCCAATTCACCCTGCGAGTCCGTCCGTGGGGACTGTCTCATCCAAACCTCCTGTTGTGGACAGATCTTTGAAACCTAGTGCTTTGGGGAGCACAGAACACA ctgcaggcaTGGATGCCCTTCGCCAGGTCATTGTCCCCAGAGAGCTGTGCCATAAATTCCTCCAGCTGGCTGATGCCAACACTGCCCGAGGCGTGGAGACCTGTGGGATCCTCTGTGGTAAGCTG ATGAGGAATGAGTTCACCATAACCCACGTCATCGTTCCCAAGCAGTATGGAGGCCCTGATTATTGCAACACAGAGAACGAGGAGGAACTCTTCCTGATCCAGGACCAGCACGGCCTCGTTACGCTCGGCTGGATCCAT ACTCACCCCACTCAGACAGCTTTCCTCTCCAGCGTCGACCTGCACACGCACTGCTCCTACCAGATGATGCTGCCAGAGTCCATCGCTATTGTGTGCTCTCCAAAGTACCAGGA GACAGGGTTTTTCAAACTGACAGAACACGGCCTGGAGGAGATCTCTTCTTGTCGACAGAAAGGATTCCACCCCCATTCCAAAGACCCTCCCCTCTTCACT accTGCAATCACGTGTCAGTAGTCGAGAGAGACGTGGTGCTGATGGATCTACGATAG
- the STAMBP gene encoding STAM-binding protein isoform X1: MAGPRVVQRDDEKGRAVWELLSAAAGLMCLVMPKHADVSLPPEERVRSLIQMGSAVEVNEDVPPRRYYRSGVEILRMATIYSEEGNIEHAFILYNKYITLFIEKLPKHRDYKTAVIPEKKETMKKLKEVAFPRAEDLKKELLQRYTKDYTKYIEQKKEKEEEDARNLALQQQLEEERNRVALMKQQQAEQEQFLAFEEMIRRQELEKERLRIAQEFGKPEPSPESLDGPLIPGMEKPPTDLTPRVPLSPIHPASPSVGTVSSKPPVVDRSLKPSALGSTEHTAGMDALRQVIVPRELCHKFLQLADANTARGVETCGILCGKLMRNEFTITHVIVPKQYGGPDYCNTENEEELFLIQDQHGLVTLGWIHTHPTQTAFLSSVDLHTHCSYQMMLPESIAIVCSPKYQEVFQTDRTRPGGDLFLSTERIPPPFQRPSPLHYLQSRVSSRERRGADGSTIGLLP; encoded by the exons ATGGCTGGCCCTCGTGTTGTGCAGAGAGACgatgagaaaggaagagctgtTTGGG agctgctcagcgCTGCGGCAGGTTTGATGTGCCTCGTTATGCCCAAGCATGCTGATGTCAGCCTCCCACCAGAGGAGCGTGTCCGAAGCCTGATCCAGATGGGGAGTGCTGTGGAGGTGAATGAGGATGTCCCACCACGACGCTACTATCGCTCCGGCGTGGAAATCCTCCGCATGGCGACCATTTACTCAGAGGAGGGCAATATTGAGCATGCCTTCATCTTATACAACAAGTACATCAC GCTCTTCATTGAGAAGCTGCCAAAGCACCGTGATTACAAAACTGCTGTCATACCTGAAAAGAAGGAGACAATGAAA AAGCTGAAGGAAGTAGCCTTTCCCAGAGCTGAAGACCTCAAGAAGGAGCTATTACAGAGGTACACGAAGGACTACACGAAGTACATTGAGCAGAAG aaagagaaggaagaggaagatgcaCGCAACTTGGCTTTGCAGCAGCAattggaagaggaaaggaaccGTGTAGCCttaatgaagcagcagcaggcagaacaaGAGCAGTTTCTTGCCTTCGAGGAGATGATTCGACGACAGGAGCTGGAAAAGGAACGTTTGAGGATAGCGCAGGAATTTGGCAAGCCAGAGCCAAGTCCTGAGTCTCTGGATGGACCCCTCATCCCTGGCATGGAGAAGCCACCTACTGATTTAACCCCAAGGGTTCCCCTCTCTCCAATTCACCCTGCGAGTCCGTCCGTGGGGACTGTCTCATCCAAACCTCCTGTTGTGGACAGATCTTTGAAACCTAGTGCTTTGGGGAGCACAGAACACA ctgcaggcaTGGATGCCCTTCGCCAGGTCATTGTCCCCAGAGAGCTGTGCCATAAATTCCTCCAGCTGGCTGATGCCAACACTGCCCGAGGCGTGGAGACCTGTGGGATCCTCTGTGGTAAGCTG ATGAGGAATGAGTTCACCATAACCCACGTCATCGTTCCCAAGCAGTATGGAGGCCCTGATTATTGCAACACAGAGAACGAGGAGGAACTCTTCCTGATCCAGGACCAGCACGGCCTCGTTACGCTCGGCTGGATCCAT ACTCACCCCACTCAGACAGCTTTCCTCTCCAGCGTCGACCTGCACACGCACTGCTCCTACCAGATGATGCTGCCAGAGTCCATCGCTATTGTGTGCTCTCCAAAGTACCAGGA GGTTTTTCAAACTGACAGAACACGGCCTGGAGGAGATCTCTTCTTGTCGACAGAAAGGATTCCACCCCCATTCCAAAGACCCTCCCCTCTTCACT accTGCAATCACGTGTCAGTAGTCGAGAGAGACGTGGTGCTGATGGATCTACGATAGGCCTCTTGCCTTAA
- the LOC107049068 gene encoding RNA/RNP complex-1-interacting phosphatase — MPGRGRSRVPERWTDYVPLGRRLPGTRFIAFKVPLRKSFNQNLHPEERFSPCDLIEKIKEQKEELGLIIDLTYTTRYYGPEELPATLRYSKILTMGHEIPNNQTIFQFKCVVKNFLRDNKDNDKLIGVHCTHGLNRTGYLVCRYLIDVEGMEPNTAIELFNRARGHPIERMNYIEDLRRRSGMKREVKNSGSVPLKGRVDAMLNCRKQKAEHRPQRSEHLLLTTSRNSGCAKKKKKRHHRAPEQLQEPLHKPGLAEKRWPCSLAPRNCPVSLPYNMQRNEVCFLAPGPLHQQPQEPHVARKRRRRRKKRMAELKGTTASTQGCVPTKELRRGSKLSEL; from the exons ATGCCGGGCCGTGGCCGTTCGCGCGTCCCCGAGCG GTGGACCGACTACGTCCCGCTGGGCCGCAGGCTCCCGGGCACCCGCTTCATCGCCTTCAAAGTGCCCCTGAGGAAG AGCTTTAATCAGAACCTTCATCCAGAGGAGAGGTTTTCGCCTTGTGACCTCATCGAGAAAatcaaagagcagaaagaagaacTGGGCCTCATCATCGACCTGACGTACACAACACGCTACTACGGACCAGAG GAGCTGCCAGCTACGCTCAGGTATTCAAAGATCCTGACAATGGGACACGAAATACCAAACAACCAGACTATTTTTCAATTCAAGTGTGTTGTGAAAAACTTCTTGAGAGACAACAAAGACAACG ATAAACTGATCGGAGTGCATTGCACACATGGCTTAAACAGAACTGGCTACCTGGTTTGTAG GTACCTGATTGATGTTGAAGGCATGGAGCCCAACACTGCAATAGAGT tgttCAACAGAGCTCGAGGGCATCCCATTGAGAGAATGAACTACATTGAAGATCTCCGGAGAAGATCTGGAAT GAAACGTGAAGTGAAGAATTCGGGGTCAGTCCCCCTCAAAGGAAGAGTGGACGCTATGTTGAACTGTagaaagcagaaggcagaacATCGCCCACAGCGTTCAGAACACCTCCTATTAACCACGTCCAG GAACTCTGGCTGTgccaagaagaagaagaagcggCATCACAGAGCGCCCGAACAACTCCAGGAGCCTCTGCACAAACCTGGGCTGGCTGAGAAAAGGTGGCCTTGCAGTTTGGCTCCCAGGAACTGCCCGGTTTCTTTGCCTTACAACATGCAACGCAACGAAGTGTGCTTCCTAGCTCCAGGCCCCCTCCACCAGCAACCACAGGAACCTCACGTGGCCAGGAAGCGCCGGCGGCGGCGTAAGAAACGTATGGCAGAGCTGAAAGGCACAACAGCATCcacacagggctgtgttcccaCAAAGGAGTTACGCAGAGGCTCCAAACTGAGTGAACTGTGA
- the STAMBP gene encoding STAM-binding protein isoform X4 — protein sequence MCLVMPKHADVSLPPEERVRSLIQMGSAVEVNEDVPPRRYYRSGVEILRMATIYSEEGNIEHAFILYNKYITLFIEKLPKHRDYKTAVIPEKKETMKKLKEVAFPRAEDLKKELLQRYTKDYTKYIEQKKEKEEEDARNLALQQQLEEERNRVALMKQQQAEQEQFLAFEEMIRRQELEKERLRIAQEFGKPEPSPESLDGPLIPGMEKPPTDLTPRVPLSPIHPASPSVGTVSSKPPVVDRSLKPSALGSTEHTAGMDALRQVIVPRELCHKFLQLADANTARGVETCGILCGKLMRNEFTITHVIVPKQYGGPDYCNTENEEELFLIQDQHGLVTLGWIHTHPTQTAFLSSVDLHTHCSYQMMLPESIAIVCSPKYQETGFFKLTEHGLEEISSCRQKGFHPHSKDPPLFTTCNHVSVVERDVVLMDLR from the exons ATGTGCCTCGTTATGCCCAAGCATGCTGATGTCAGCCTCCCACCAGAGGAGCGTGTCCGAAGCCTGATCCAGATGGGGAGTGCTGTGGAGGTGAATGAGGATGTCCCACCACGACGCTACTATCGCTCCGGCGTGGAAATCCTCCGCATGGCGACCATTTACTCAGAGGAGGGCAATATTGAGCATGCCTTCATCTTATACAACAAGTACATCAC GCTCTTCATTGAGAAGCTGCCAAAGCACCGTGATTACAAAACTGCTGTCATACCTGAAAAGAAGGAGACAATGAAA AAGCTGAAGGAAGTAGCCTTTCCCAGAGCTGAAGACCTCAAGAAGGAGCTATTACAGAGGTACACGAAGGACTACACGAAGTACATTGAGCAGAAG aaagagaaggaagaggaagatgcaCGCAACTTGGCTTTGCAGCAGCAattggaagaggaaaggaaccGTGTAGCCttaatgaagcagcagcaggcagaacaaGAGCAGTTTCTTGCCTTCGAGGAGATGATTCGACGACAGGAGCTGGAAAAGGAACGTTTGAGGATAGCGCAGGAATTTGGCAAGCCAGAGCCAAGTCCTGAGTCTCTGGATGGACCCCTCATCCCTGGCATGGAGAAGCCACCTACTGATTTAACCCCAAGGGTTCCCCTCTCTCCAATTCACCCTGCGAGTCCGTCCGTGGGGACTGTCTCATCCAAACCTCCTGTTGTGGACAGATCTTTGAAACCTAGTGCTTTGGGGAGCACAGAACACA ctgcaggcaTGGATGCCCTTCGCCAGGTCATTGTCCCCAGAGAGCTGTGCCATAAATTCCTCCAGCTGGCTGATGCCAACACTGCCCGAGGCGTGGAGACCTGTGGGATCCTCTGTGGTAAGCTG ATGAGGAATGAGTTCACCATAACCCACGTCATCGTTCCCAAGCAGTATGGAGGCCCTGATTATTGCAACACAGAGAACGAGGAGGAACTCTTCCTGATCCAGGACCAGCACGGCCTCGTTACGCTCGGCTGGATCCAT ACTCACCCCACTCAGACAGCTTTCCTCTCCAGCGTCGACCTGCACACGCACTGCTCCTACCAGATGATGCTGCCAGAGTCCATCGCTATTGTGTGCTCTCCAAAGTACCAGGA GACAGGGTTTTTCAAACTGACAGAACACGGCCTGGAGGAGATCTCTTCTTGTCGACAGAAAGGATTCCACCCCCATTCCAAAGACCCTCCCCTCTTCACT accTGCAATCACGTGTCAGTAGTCGAGAGAGACGTGGTGCTGATGGATCTACGATAG
- the STAMBP gene encoding STAM-binding protein isoform X3 produces the protein MCLVMPKHADVSLPPEERVRSLIQMGSAVEVNEDVPPRRYYRSGVEILRMATIYSEEGNIEHAFILYNKYITLFIEKLPKHRDYKTAVIPEKKETMKKLKEVAFPRAEDLKKELLQRYTKDYTKYIEQKKEKEEEDARNLALQQQLEEERNRVALMKQQQAEQEQFLAFEEMIRRQELEKERLRIAQEFGKPEPSPESLDGPLIPGMEKPPTDLTPRVPLSPIHPASPSVGTVSSKPPVVDRSLKPSALGSTEHTAGMDALRQVIVPRELCHKFLQLADANTARGVETCGILCGKLMRNEFTITHVIVPKQYGGPDYCNTENEEELFLIQDQHGLVTLGWIHTHPTQTAFLSSVDLHTHCSYQMMLPESIAIVCSPKYQEVFQTDRTRPGGDLFLSTERIPPPFQRPSPLHYLQSRVSSRERRGADGSTIGLLP, from the exons ATGTGCCTCGTTATGCCCAAGCATGCTGATGTCAGCCTCCCACCAGAGGAGCGTGTCCGAAGCCTGATCCAGATGGGGAGTGCTGTGGAGGTGAATGAGGATGTCCCACCACGACGCTACTATCGCTCCGGCGTGGAAATCCTCCGCATGGCGACCATTTACTCAGAGGAGGGCAATATTGAGCATGCCTTCATCTTATACAACAAGTACATCAC GCTCTTCATTGAGAAGCTGCCAAAGCACCGTGATTACAAAACTGCTGTCATACCTGAAAAGAAGGAGACAATGAAA AAGCTGAAGGAAGTAGCCTTTCCCAGAGCTGAAGACCTCAAGAAGGAGCTATTACAGAGGTACACGAAGGACTACACGAAGTACATTGAGCAGAAG aaagagaaggaagaggaagatgcaCGCAACTTGGCTTTGCAGCAGCAattggaagaggaaaggaaccGTGTAGCCttaatgaagcagcagcaggcagaacaaGAGCAGTTTCTTGCCTTCGAGGAGATGATTCGACGACAGGAGCTGGAAAAGGAACGTTTGAGGATAGCGCAGGAATTTGGCAAGCCAGAGCCAAGTCCTGAGTCTCTGGATGGACCCCTCATCCCTGGCATGGAGAAGCCACCTACTGATTTAACCCCAAGGGTTCCCCTCTCTCCAATTCACCCTGCGAGTCCGTCCGTGGGGACTGTCTCATCCAAACCTCCTGTTGTGGACAGATCTTTGAAACCTAGTGCTTTGGGGAGCACAGAACACA ctgcaggcaTGGATGCCCTTCGCCAGGTCATTGTCCCCAGAGAGCTGTGCCATAAATTCCTCCAGCTGGCTGATGCCAACACTGCCCGAGGCGTGGAGACCTGTGGGATCCTCTGTGGTAAGCTG ATGAGGAATGAGTTCACCATAACCCACGTCATCGTTCCCAAGCAGTATGGAGGCCCTGATTATTGCAACACAGAGAACGAGGAGGAACTCTTCCTGATCCAGGACCAGCACGGCCTCGTTACGCTCGGCTGGATCCAT ACTCACCCCACTCAGACAGCTTTCCTCTCCAGCGTCGACCTGCACACGCACTGCTCCTACCAGATGATGCTGCCAGAGTCCATCGCTATTGTGTGCTCTCCAAAGTACCAGGA GGTTTTTCAAACTGACAGAACACGGCCTGGAGGAGATCTCTTCTTGTCGACAGAAAGGATTCCACCCCCATTCCAAAGACCCTCCCCTCTTCACT accTGCAATCACGTGTCAGTAGTCGAGAGAGACGTGGTGCTGATGGATCTACGATAGGCCTCTTGCCTTAA